TGTTGAGAATACCAAGGAACTGAAGGGATCGTTCAGTGGTGTGAGGTGGCTTTTCTTTGTATCTATGAGGATCAAATCGGCTTCTTTTCCTACTTCGATTGTGCCTATGCGTGAATCGAGGCCCAAGGCCTTTGCCCCATTGATGGTTGCCATTTCCAGAATTTTGTACGGGCTAAGGTTTCCAGGGTTTCCACTTGAAACGGTACTGAGCAAAGAAGCAATATGCATTTCCTCAAACATGTTCTGGTTGTTATTACTGCTTGACCCATCTGTTCCCAGTGAAACGTTGATCCCTTGCCTCGAGTAGTTCCCTATCGGGGCGATTCCGCTTGCAAGTTTGCAGTTGCTTGTAGGATTATGAGCAATCGAAGCGTCAAGGGTGGCCAAAAGACGGATATCCTCATCGGTCAGGTAGACACAATGGGCAAGGATGCTTTTGATGCCGGAGAAAATTCCCATGTCATAGAGATATCGCAAGGGGGTTTTTCCGTGCTCAGCTATGCACTCATCGAATTCAGCCTTTGTCTCGGAAAGATGGGTATGCAGCAGAAGCTGGTGGTCCAAGGCCCAATCGTGGCCATAACGGTACGTATCTGCAGAGCAGGTGTATATGGCATGGGGGGCCACAGAGACTATGATACGTCCATCCGATCGCTCAACCTCATATCGGATATCCTTGGGGTTCTTTGCCATTCTCTTCTTTGAATCTTCAAGGTTCCCGAACAGGGTCAATCCGATGCAAGCGCGAATTCCAGCCTCATTTGCTGCCTGTGCTGTAGCAGCCTGTGAAAAATACATGTCATTGAAGGTTGTAATTCCACTTTGTATCGATTCGATCACTCCGAGGCGGGAGGCAGTGAGAATATCTGAATCGGTTAATTTTGCTTCGATGGGGAATATTTCGCCCAACCAGTCCTGGAGATTGGCTGCGGTATCTTTATAGTTACGCATCAGTCCCATGCTGAGGTGGGTATGGGTATTCACCAAGGCCGGCATAGCAATAAAAGAGGATCCATCAATGGTTTTGTCTGCGACAAAATCCTGCGGACCCTTTCCTGCGAATACGATTTTTTTCCCTTCAATCCCAATATCTCCCGTAAACGAAACGTTCTCAGAAGTCATAGGTAGTATAAGGGCATTGGAAATAAGAGTTTTCATAGCTCCCATACTAGCATCGAGTAGCTATGAAAGTCTATCGGCAATTTTTAGGCAATGACTTTTCCCCGTTTGATTTTCTGGGTACTGGTCATAGCCATTGGTTTATCGATGAGAGTCAGCTTGGTAATCTTTTTATATCCGGATAGATTTTGGTTTACTTCTTTGATTACAGCCTCGAGGTTTTTCTGTGGATCTTCCTTGCTTTCCTTGAAAAAATCCATATTCGGATAAATGACGGCCTCGATGCATTCTGCAGGAACATCCTTTTTCTCTTGATAACCCCTGATAAGAACCTGTTCTACCTGGGTATAGAGTTGGAACAGATCCTCGATTTCCTCGGGATATACATTCTTTCCGCCCTCAGTAACAATAAGGTTTTTTGCCCTTCCTTTGAGATAGAGGTAGTTTTCCTTGTCAAGGCAACCAAGGTCACCGGTTTTCAAGTACCCATCCTCGGTAAAGAGTTCCTTGGTGTGTGCCTTGTCTTTATAATAGCCCCTGGTAACGTTGGGACCTTTCACGAGAATTTCGCCAATGCCTTTTTCGTCTGGGTTTCCGATTTTCATGTCGACCAGCGGGAAACACATGCCGACTGATTCAATTTTGAAATGGCTGATCGGATTGAGCGTGAGGATCGGACTGGTTTCTGTAAGGCCATACCCCTGTATAAAATCAAGTCCCAGTTGCTGATATTGTTTGAATACCTTGGGAGAAAGGGGACCCGCCCCACAGATACAGATCCGGTTGTGATCCAAGCCGATTTTATTGAGCAGAAGCTTGTTGAAGGTCTTTCGAAATGGATTTAGATGGAGATATTTCTTCATGATTCCGTTTATGAACATCATCGTATGAACAAGGGAATTCACAAAGACCCCCTTTTTCTTGACTTGCTTCATCATGCCCGAAAGTACTTTATTGTATAGCAGGGGAATGCCCATGAAAATTGTGACATTCCCTCTGGTCAGGTCGACGATCATCTTGGAAACGGCAATCTCATGTCCAAATACACATTCAGAGCCATGACGGATGCTTTCAAGCAAGACGGACGTGCAGCAATAGCTATGGTGGAGTGGCAACAGGGCATACAGGACATCCCGGTCATCCAACTCAAGGAAAATCCCATCGCAGGCTTGGTATACGTCGCTGATGATATTGGCGTGGGAAAGGACGGCACCTTTTTCATTTCCCGTAGTACCGCTGGTAAAAAGGATTGCAGCATCATCCTCGCACGAAGATGGCACAGAGGGATACAGCTTGGTTGGCTTTAACTCTTCTAAGGTCGGGCAATGTTTGCTTCTGCCGAGAAGGGTTGCAACTCCCTTGAGGTTATTTACCCAGGGTGCGTCTAGGGACAGTGCGTCGATTACCGAGCTGTCTCCAAAAAAGAAAGATGCCTCACAGAAAGCACTGAGGGTTCCTACTCTGTCCGGATGCATCTGGTTATCCAAGGGGACAACGATACCGCCGGCATAGAATACAGATAGATAGGCCAAGGCCCATTGGGGGGAATTTTTACCGTTGATTACGACCTTGTCCCCTTTTTTTAGACCCTGTTGCTGTAAGTATGATCCAATGCGGGAACATTCGTCATACACCTCGGTATAGGTCATAGTGTTTCGGTCTGGCGTAAATACCGTAAAACACTTATTTCCAGGGAATTGCTGCAAGCTGATCATAAACATTTCCAGAATCGTAGGCCATTTGCCGGGGAAAAGTATTCCCCTATATTCGTCTATCTCTTCCCATGAATGCTTCATTGAGGTAAATCTCCTTTCTGCCAGCATGATAGAAATGTACTATTCATACTGAAGCTCAAATCATTCTTGATTTTTACAGAAAGGGGTATGATTGTCAATGAAAAAATAATTTCTTTGATTATTGGAGTTTAGAAATATAGTTATATATTACTATGTGGAAGAAAAGAGCCTATTGTCATTACGAAGGCTAGAAATATCGTCATAGAGTACATCACATTTTTTTTGGAGTAGTTTTTTATTGTTGCTTCCGCTTAATAGTGCTATGCAATATCCAGCTTTGCTATTCTTGGCAAACTGCATATCGGTGCCTGTGTCTCCGACTACAGCCACCGATTCGCTTTTGAGATTGAATAGTGTGCAAAACTCGTTAAAAGCCTCGGGGTCCGGCTTTCTCTTATATCCACTATCCCTTGCGCTTATAAAGTCAACTTTATCGTCCAGTCCCATCTGTTTGAGAAACAGGAGTGTCGAGGATTTTGTGTCGCTGGTTATAACCCCGATACGGTATCCTGTTTCCTTTAGCTGTCTGAACAGTTCCTGCTGGACAGAGAAATCCATTGATTTGAGCTTTTCCTTTATCAGGTTTTCGCTGTTGTGGACATTCTCCTCGTAGGTTTTGAAGGCTTTGACTGCATTGATTCTATAGCGCAGGCAGAACAGCATGAACCTGCATAGAATCTTGCCTTTCTTGTGGGTGAATACCAACCCTTTTGCTATTGTATTGCCTTCGCTATCGATCCCAAGCATGCGTAACATGGCCTTTTTTGCCGATTCATTATGCGGTTTTCCCAATACGATGAAAGCATTGCTGATAGACTCTGCAAGTACTTCCGCCCAAACCTGTGCATAGTCAAAGAGTGTTCCGTCTTTATCG
The sequence above is a segment of the Sphaerochaeta pleomorpha str. Grapes genome. Coding sequences within it:
- a CDS encoding amidohydrolase family protein; this translates as MGAMKTLISNALILPMTSENVSFTGDIGIEGKKIVFAGKGPQDFVADKTIDGSSFIAMPALVNTHTHLSMGLMRNYKDTAANLQDWLGEIFPIEAKLTDSDILTASRLGVIESIQSGITTFNDMYFSQAATAQAANEAGIRACIGLTLFGNLEDSKKRMAKNPKDIRYEVERSDGRIIVSVAPHAIYTCSADTYRYGHDWALDHQLLLHTHLSETKAEFDECIAEHGKTPLRYLYDMGIFSGIKSILAHCVYLTDEDIRLLATLDASIAHNPTSNCKLASGIAPIGNYSRQGINVSLGTDGSSSNNNQNMFEEMHIASLLSTVSSGNPGNLSPYKILEMATINGAKALGLDSRIGTIEVGKEADLILIDTKKSHLTPLNDPFSSLVFSTQASDIDSVFCQGKLVMENKNLLGLDFESIREQTNACWDDIQKR
- a CDS encoding AMP-binding protein — its product is MKHSWEEIDEYRGILFPGKWPTILEMFMISLQQFPGNKCFTVFTPDRNTMTYTEVYDECSRIGSYLQQQGLKKGDKVVINGKNSPQWALAYLSVFYAGGIVVPLDNQMHPDRVGTLSAFCEASFFFGDSSVIDALSLDAPWVNNLKGVATLLGRSKHCPTLEELKPTKLYPSVPSSCEDDAAILFTSGTTGNEKGAVLSHANIISDVYQACDGIFLELDDRDVLYALLPLHHSYCCTSVLLESIRHGSECVFGHEIAVSKMIVDLTRGNVTIFMGIPLLYNKVLSGMMKQVKKKGVFVNSLVHTMMFINGIMKKYLHLNPFRKTFNKLLLNKIGLDHNRICICGAGPLSPKVFKQYQQLGLDFIQGYGLTETSPILTLNPISHFKIESVGMCFPLVDMKIGNPDEKGIGEILVKGPNVTRGYYKDKAHTKELFTEDGYLKTGDLGCLDKENYLYLKGRAKNLIVTEGGKNVYPEEIEDLFQLYTQVEQVLIRGYQEKKDVPAECIEAVIYPNMDFFKESKEDPQKNLEAVIKEVNQNLSGYKKITKLTLIDKPMAMTSTQKIKRGKVIA
- a CDS encoding HAD family hydrolase, with protein sequence MTQNSYPLKGIIFDKDGTLFDYAQVWAEVLAESISNAFIVLGKPHNESAKKAMLRMLGIDSEGNTIAKGLVFTHKKGKILCRFMLFCLRYRINAVKAFKTYEENVHNSENLIKEKLKSMDFSVQQELFRQLKETGYRIGVITSDTKSSTLLFLKQMGLDDKVDFISARDSGYKRKPDPEAFNEFCTLFNLKSESVAVVGDTGTDMQFAKNSKAGYCIALLSGSNNKKLLQKKCDVLYDDISSLRNDNRLFSST